The following proteins are co-located in the Sporolactobacillus pectinivorans genome:
- the metG gene encoding methionine--tRNA ligase has translation MTEERKSFYITTPIYYPSGRLHIGHAYTTVAGDAMARYKRLRGYDVMFLTGTDEHGQKIEEKAEAKNVTPIAYVDNMVAQIRQLWKKLDISYDDFIRTTQERHTKVVQKIFKQLLDQGDIYLGEYEGWYSIPDETYYTASQLVDIEKNEKGEIIGGKSPDSGHAVEKVKEECYFFKMSKYAERLLKYYEEHPDFIQPESRKNEMINNFIKPGLEDLAVSRTSYTWGIKVLNNPKHVVYVWLDALINYITALGYGSDDETKFKQFWPADVHLVGKEIVRFHTIYWPIILMALGLPLPKKVFGHGWLLMKDGKMSKSKGNVVDPEPLIDRYGLDALRYYLLREVPFGSDGLFTPEAFVERINFDLANDLGNLLNRTVAMVEQYRKGNVPAYEGQVTAFDKALEDTLSETVSTVEEQMENLQFSVALTAIWKLIGQANKYIDDTQPWILAREDAKKAELDSVLAHLVNTIRSVSILIQPFFTSTPAEIFRQLGVTDQVDRAWDTLNDFAVNKGDWTVHKADPIFPRLEIDEEVAYIKSQMRGATGTKPNGNKEKKSKVKAPEEIDLDSFQKIDLRVAEVLEVEKVKKADKLLKLQLDLGYEKRQVVSGIAEYYKPEELVGQKIIVIANLKPVKLRGEISQGMLLAGEANGKLKVATVAGSLPNGTKIR, from the coding sequence ATGACAGAAGAGAGAAAATCATTTTATATAACAACACCCATTTACTATCCAAGCGGACGGTTACATATCGGCCATGCGTATACAACGGTGGCGGGCGATGCAATGGCCCGTTACAAAAGACTGCGCGGTTACGATGTCATGTTTCTGACAGGCACCGATGAACACGGCCAGAAGATTGAAGAAAAAGCTGAAGCAAAGAATGTCACGCCAATCGCCTATGTCGACAATATGGTTGCGCAGATCAGACAACTTTGGAAGAAGCTTGATATTTCGTATGATGACTTTATCCGGACGACGCAGGAACGCCATACTAAAGTTGTTCAGAAGATTTTCAAACAGCTTCTGGATCAGGGCGATATTTACCTGGGTGAGTATGAGGGATGGTACAGCATTCCGGATGAAACGTACTATACGGCTTCACAGCTTGTAGATATTGAGAAGAATGAAAAAGGCGAAATCATTGGCGGGAAAAGCCCGGACAGTGGCCACGCAGTGGAAAAGGTCAAGGAAGAATGTTACTTCTTTAAGATGAGCAAATATGCAGAACGTCTCTTGAAGTATTATGAAGAGCATCCGGATTTTATTCAGCCGGAGTCACGGAAAAATGAAATGATCAATAATTTCATCAAACCCGGACTGGAAGATTTGGCGGTTTCGCGGACCTCTTATACATGGGGAATCAAGGTTCTGAACAATCCGAAGCATGTGGTCTACGTATGGCTGGATGCGCTTATTAATTATATAACAGCGCTCGGTTATGGTTCTGATGACGAAACAAAATTCAAACAATTCTGGCCGGCGGATGTTCACCTCGTTGGCAAGGAAATTGTTCGTTTTCATACGATCTATTGGCCAATCATTCTGATGGCGCTCGGCTTGCCGCTGCCGAAAAAGGTGTTCGGTCATGGCTGGCTGCTGATGAAAGACGGCAAAATGTCCAAATCGAAGGGCAATGTTGTCGATCCCGAGCCGCTGATCGATCGCTATGGTCTTGACGCTCTGCGCTATTATCTGCTGCGCGAAGTGCCGTTCGGCTCGGACGGTTTGTTCACGCCAGAAGCTTTTGTGGAGCGGATTAACTTTGATCTCGCCAATGATCTCGGCAACTTGCTGAATCGGACGGTGGCTATGGTGGAACAGTACCGCAAGGGAAATGTGCCGGCTTATGAAGGACAGGTCACGGCTTTTGACAAAGCTTTGGAAGACACACTTTCAGAAACAGTATCAACCGTCGAAGAACAAATGGAAAATCTGCAGTTTTCTGTAGCTCTGACTGCGATTTGGAAGCTGATCGGCCAGGCCAATAAATATATTGACGACACGCAGCCATGGATTCTTGCCCGGGAAGATGCCAAAAAGGCGGAGTTGGATTCTGTTCTGGCCCATTTAGTCAATACCATCCGCTCGGTATCAATTCTGATTCAGCCCTTCTTCACGTCGACACCGGCTGAAATTTTTCGCCAGCTCGGTGTGACGGATCAGGTTGACAGGGCGTGGGATACGCTGAATGATTTCGCCGTTAATAAAGGTGATTGGACCGTTCACAAGGCTGATCCGATTTTTCCGCGCCTTGAAATTGACGAGGAGGTAGCCTATATCAAGTCGCAGATGCGCGGCGCAACAGGCACTAAGCCGAATGGCAATAAGGAGAAAAAATCGAAGGTAAAGGCTCCGGAAGAAATTGATCTCGATAGTTTTCAAAAAATAGACCTTCGTGTTGCGGAAGTTCTTGAAGTGGAAAAGGTGAAAAAAGCCGACAAATTGCTGAAGCTGCAGTTGGATCTTGGGTATGAAAAGCGGCAGGTCGTTTCCGGCATTGCTGAGTATTACAAGCCTGAAGAG
- the rsmI gene encoding 16S rRNA (cytidine(1402)-2'-O)-methyltransferase — MWEQKSFQENNSMGTLYLVPTPIGNLDDITFRALNVLKKADILAAEDTRHTMKLCTHFDIHVPLVSYHEHNKKSSGKKLIAELEAGKSVALVTDAGTPGISDPGADLAAECAVRQITVVPLPGANAAITSLIASALPTDHFLFYGFLPRPKKERKQALTDLSRIPCTLIFYESPYRVLDTLTDMKRSFGNRRISLSRELTKRYETFVRGTLEELIAFLNRSGQPKGEFCLVVEGCPEAQKKPEDLWWETLNIPEHVARYMDAGGLTLKEAIKQAAVDRSLPKRDVYRIYHHIEES; from the coding sequence ATGTGGGAACAGAAAAGCTTTCAGGAAAATAACAGCATGGGGACGCTCTATCTTGTTCCAACGCCGATCGGCAATTTGGACGACATCACTTTCCGGGCCCTTAATGTGTTAAAAAAAGCGGATATTCTTGCCGCAGAGGATACACGTCATACGATGAAGCTGTGCACGCATTTTGACATTCATGTGCCTCTGGTCAGCTACCATGAGCACAATAAAAAGTCCAGCGGTAAAAAACTGATTGCTGAGCTGGAAGCAGGGAAAAGCGTGGCACTTGTCACCGATGCCGGAACACCGGGCATCTCGGACCCGGGAGCCGACCTTGCGGCTGAATGTGCTGTCCGGCAGATCACTGTTGTTCCGCTGCCGGGCGCGAACGCCGCGATTACAAGTCTGATTGCGTCTGCCCTGCCGACAGATCATTTTTTGTTTTATGGATTTCTCCCGAGGCCGAAAAAAGAACGGAAACAGGCACTTACTGATCTAAGCAGGATTCCCTGCACGTTGATTTTCTATGAGTCGCCCTATCGTGTACTCGACACGCTGACAGACATGAAAAGAAGTTTCGGGAATCGCAGGATTTCATTGTCACGGGAGCTGACCAAAAGATATGAGACCTTTGTTAGAGGGACACTCGAAGAGCTGATTGCTTTTTTGAACCGGAGCGGGCAGCCGAAGGGAGAGTTCTGCCTGGTTGTCGAGGGTTGCCCGGAAGCACAAAAAAAACCCGAAGATCTATGGTGGGAGACACTGAATATCCCGGAGCATGTCGCACGTTATATGGACGCCGGGGGACTGACGCTCAAAGAAGCGATCAAGCAAGCGGCAGTCGACCGTTCGCTGCCGAAACGCGACGTTTACCGAATCTATCATCACATTGAAGAATCTTGA
- a CDS encoding GIY-YIG nuclease family protein, translating to MKNYSVYILECADGSLYTGYAVDVRQRFALHCSGRGAKYTRSHKPLRIVYEETFPGKSEALRREWAIKHLPREKKEALIQGGGTDVGTEKLSGK from the coding sequence ATGAAAAACTACAGTGTTTACATATTGGAATGCGCAGACGGCAGTTTATACACGGGCTATGCTGTGGATGTGCGGCAAAGGTTTGCATTGCACTGCAGCGGCAGAGGTGCAAAGTATACGCGGAGCCATAAACCGTTACGCATTGTCTACGAAGAAACATTTCCAGGCAAATCTGAGGCGCTGCGGCGGGAATGGGCAATTAAGCACTTACCAAGGGAAAAGAAAGAGGCATTGATACAAGGGGGCGGAACCGATGTGGGAACAGAAAAGCTTTCAGGAAAATAA
- a CDS encoding tRNA1(Val) (adenine(37)-N6)-methyltransferase — protein MESISRNERVDYLFNTDLKIIQSNDLFPFSLDSVLLARFVYVPIQHGRLVDLCSGNGVIPFLLSQRTKGDITGIDIQPEVCSLAERGAVINHLEKRVAFICGDAKALPEKTGCHCCDVVTCNPPYFNKEAARDLKLNRHLAIARHEILIKLTDVLETAGKLLRQGGKFAMVHRPERLVEILDGMHREGMEPKRLQFVHPKIGKPANMVLVEGTKGGRPGLAVLPPITVYGADGHYTEDVWLNQ, from the coding sequence GTGGAAAGCATCAGCCGGAATGAGCGTGTCGATTACCTTTTTAATACGGATCTTAAGATTATACAATCGAATGATCTTTTTCCATTCTCTCTGGATTCTGTTCTGCTTGCGCGATTTGTGTATGTCCCGATTCAGCACGGCAGGCTTGTTGATCTGTGTTCCGGAAACGGTGTCATTCCTTTTTTGCTTTCACAGAGGACAAAAGGTGATATTACCGGCATAGACATTCAGCCGGAGGTTTGTAGTTTGGCTGAACGCGGCGCCGTGATCAATCATCTGGAAAAACGGGTTGCTTTTATATGCGGGGATGCAAAGGCACTGCCTGAGAAAACGGGTTGTCATTGCTGCGATGTAGTGACCTGCAACCCTCCTTATTTTAACAAAGAAGCAGCCCGCGATTTGAAATTGAACCGCCACCTTGCGATCGCACGCCATGAAATTTTGATTAAGCTTACGGATGTACTGGAAACTGCAGGCAAACTGCTGAGGCAGGGTGGGAAGTTCGCGATGGTACACCGTCCGGAACGTCTGGTCGAAATTCTGGACGGCATGCACCGGGAAGGCATGGAACCTAAAAGGCTGCAGTTTGTTCATCCGAAGATCGGCAAACCGGCCAACATGGTGCTTGTTGAGGGCACGAAGGGCGGACGTCCCGGTCTCGCTGTTCTGCCTCCGATTACTGTGTATGGAGCAGACGGGCACTATACGGAGGATGTGTGGCTGAACCAATGA
- the yabA gene encoding DNA replication initiation control protein YabA, translating to MEKKDLFSQISHLEEQLGQVYVDFGTVKAQLTEMLEENQNLTLENHNLRERIKTDEMASRQDEGPKPEPDSSLSASGVGEGYDNLARLYKEGFHICNLHYGSVRKDGDCLFCLSFLNKK from the coding sequence TTGGAGAAAAAGGATCTTTTCTCACAGATCAGTCATTTGGAAGAACAGCTTGGTCAGGTTTATGTAGACTTCGGTACCGTGAAGGCCCAACTGACGGAAATGTTGGAAGAAAACCAGAACCTGACTCTTGAAAATCATAATTTAAGAGAGCGGATCAAAACAGATGAAATGGCCAGCCGGCAGGATGAGGGGCCCAAGCCAGAACCTGATTCATCACTCTCGGCATCAGGCGTAGGTGAAGGCTATGATAATCTGGCCAGACTCTACAAAGAGGGTTTCCACATTTGCAACTTACATTACGGCAGTGTTCGCAAGGATGGGGACTGCCTGTTCTGTCTGTCATTCCTGAATAAAAAATGA
- a CDS encoding PSP1 domain-containing protein, whose translation MKYDIVGIRFKKAGKIYYFDPEQLAVSKDAQVVVETTRGVECGTVVINRKTVDEDDVVLPLKKVIRVATESDELQVRKNKEDAEAAMDICLQKIYSHHLEMKLVDVEYTFDRNKIIFYFTADGRVDFRELVKDLAAVFKTRIELRQIGVRDEAKMLGGIGPCGRMLCCSTFLGDFEPVSIKMAKDQNLSLNPAKISGVCGRLMCCLKYENDQYESAKKALPDLGEEINVHYGPGRVVGLNILEHLVQIELKDQNKVVDYTLDELIEEGAISPAE comes from the coding sequence ATGAAATACGATATTGTTGGCATTCGCTTCAAGAAGGCCGGAAAAATTTATTATTTTGATCCCGAACAGCTGGCAGTGTCCAAAGATGCTCAGGTAGTCGTGGAAACGACAAGAGGTGTCGAGTGCGGCACGGTCGTCATTAACCGAAAAACGGTGGACGAGGATGACGTTGTACTGCCGTTGAAAAAGGTGATCCGGGTTGCTACGGAATCAGATGAGTTGCAAGTACGCAAAAACAAAGAGGACGCAGAAGCGGCCATGGATATTTGCCTTCAAAAAATCTACAGCCACCATTTGGAAATGAAATTGGTGGATGTTGAATATACATTTGACCGAAATAAAATTATTTTTTACTTTACTGCAGACGGGCGGGTTGATTTTCGTGAGCTTGTGAAGGACCTTGCCGCAGTGTTCAAAACCAGAATCGAACTGCGCCAGATCGGCGTTCGTGACGAGGCAAAGATGTTGGGTGGTATCGGCCCGTGCGGCCGCATGTTGTGTTGCTCGACCTTTCTCGGGGATTTTGAACCGGTTTCTATTAAAATGGCTAAGGATCAAAACCTGTCACTCAATCCGGCAAAAATCTCCGGTGTCTGCGGGCGCCTGATGTGTTGCCTTAAATATGAAAATGATCAGTATGAGTCGGCGAAAAAAGCGCTTCCCGATTTGGGTGAAGAGATTAATGTCCATTACGGACCCGGCCGGGTAGTTGGGTTAAACATTCTGGAACATCTGGTTCAGATTGAATTAAAAGATCAGAATAAAGTCGTTGACTATACATTGGATGAACTAATTGAAGAAGGGGCTATTTCTCCCGCCGAATAA
- the holB gene encoding DNA polymerase III subunit delta' has protein sequence MDWKTLTKQQQIVSRVLQHALQRRELAHAYLLEGPRGTGKRQAALLLAQTIFCETPKNGEPCQQCRNCRRIASGNHPDVIRVSPDEGAAAIKKEQIAYLMKEFALHGVESSRKIFIIEGAEKMTIQAENSLLKFIEEPHTGTLALLTADHIHQLLDTIISRCQVLTFKPLSDRAVEKGLEEVDQPHQLSRLAAELTHNAEEAADLCTDPWFAGARSQVLQLVQSMNNSSEPVLPFIYEKFSPNFDSIQRMTIGLDLLLFWYRDALSLQLGRSDAAVIYDDQVEVLKNLVIRMSPDQVLQSMALILEARKQLDAHVNGLSVLERLVIRLGGIR, from the coding sequence ATGGATTGGAAGACTTTAACGAAACAGCAGCAGATTGTGTCGCGGGTTCTGCAGCATGCACTGCAAAGGCGTGAACTGGCTCATGCCTATTTGCTTGAGGGGCCCCGGGGGACGGGAAAACGCCAGGCTGCTTTGCTGCTGGCGCAGACAATTTTCTGTGAGACGCCGAAAAACGGCGAACCTTGCCAGCAATGCCGCAACTGCCGACGGATTGCCTCAGGGAACCATCCCGATGTCATCCGGGTCAGTCCTGATGAAGGCGCGGCGGCTATTAAAAAAGAGCAGATTGCTTATCTGATGAAGGAATTTGCTTTACATGGTGTGGAATCAAGCCGAAAGATCTTCATCATTGAAGGAGCAGAGAAGATGACGATTCAGGCAGAAAACAGCCTGCTGAAGTTTATCGAGGAGCCACACACTGGGACCTTGGCACTGCTGACTGCGGACCATATTCACCAGCTACTTGACACGATCATCTCGAGGTGTCAGGTATTGACTTTTAAACCGTTGTCTGATCGGGCAGTGGAAAAGGGGCTGGAAGAGGTTGATCAGCCACACCAGCTGTCCCGGCTTGCCGCTGAATTGACGCATAATGCTGAAGAAGCTGCCGATTTATGCACGGATCCATGGTTTGCGGGAGCGCGTTCGCAAGTGTTACAATTAGTCCAGAGTATGAATAATTCTTCCGAACCTGTTTTGCCTTTTATTTATGAAAAGTTTTCTCCCAATTTCGATAGTATTCAAAGAATGACCATTGGTTTGGATTTGTTGCTGTTCTGGTACAGGGACGCTCTATCGTTGCAATTGGGCCGCTCTGATGCAGCGGTGATTTACGATGATCAGGTTGAAGTGCTCAAAAACCTGGTAATCCGCATGTCTCCGGATCAGGTGCTTCAGTCCATGGCACTGATTCTGGAAGCCCGGAAGCAGCTGGATGCCCATGTAAACGGATTGAGCGTTCTTGAACGACTGGTGATCAGGTTAGGAGGTATCCGTTAA
- a CDS encoding YaaR family protein → MGIKISRGSGMKDPVLKQGSSVARVPVSFESTLAGQKASMKMDALKELLNKVDEQAQKVSVSRTVHDVQIYKKYVQAFIQEAVHAGLESEQSRSWQRGGVRQTLIKTIDQKLIALTDNLLDKNKDELGLLDHLDEIRGMLINLYV, encoded by the coding sequence ATGGGGATTAAAATCAGCCGGGGATCCGGCATGAAGGATCCGGTTCTGAAACAGGGATCGTCTGTCGCCAGGGTTCCCGTTTCGTTTGAAAGCACATTAGCGGGACAGAAAGCTTCCATGAAAATGGATGCCCTGAAAGAGCTACTGAATAAAGTGGATGAACAGGCTCAAAAGGTTTCTGTCTCGCGAACGGTTCATGATGTGCAGATTTATAAAAAATATGTTCAGGCTTTTATACAGGAAGCTGTCCATGCGGGATTGGAGTCGGAACAATCGCGCTCATGGCAGCGGGGCGGGGTGCGGCAGACCCTAATCAAGACTATTGACCAGAAGCTGATTGCTCTGACCGACAACTTATTGGATAAAAATAAAGATGAGCTGGGGCTTCTAGATCACCTGGATGAAATCAGGGGTATGCTGATCAACCTTTATGTTTGA